The Nostoc sp. 'Lobaria pulmonaria (5183) cyanobiont' genome window below encodes:
- a CDS encoding ammonium transporter — protein MIGAITLLFLGGPLMGNAFAQTPTAAPPTADTGDTAFMLISAALVLLMTPGLAFFYGGFVRSRNILNTLMMSFVLMAIVGVTWILWGYSLAFAPGLPFIGGLQWLGLNGVGLEITDYLKGSNPPEVVSYAGTIPHQAFMIYQAMFAIITPALISGAIVERMSFRAYSLFVLLWSTFVYAPLAHMVWAKGGFLGLYGGLGALDFAGGTVVHISSGVSALVAAIVLGPRKTHPDRLSPPHNVPFILLGAALLWFGWFGFNAGSALSVASGTSGNVVTNLATTAFVATNTAAAAAALMWLILESVLRSKPTAVGAATGAVAGLVGITPAAGFVTPLSAILIGFITAFVCFYAVSFKHKLQIDDALDTYPVHGVGGTVGAILTAIFATTQVNGGGKDGVLRGNLGELGVELVAIVVAYVIAGVGTWIILKVIDATVGLRVKEEAELQGLDINEHGEEGYNSEFGDRPT, from the coding sequence ATGATTGGAGCTATCACCCTACTATTTTTAGGAGGGCCGTTGATGGGCAATGCCTTTGCCCAAACCCCAACTGCTGCCCCGCCTACTGCTGATACTGGAGACACAGCATTTATGCTGATTTCAGCAGCACTTGTGCTGTTAATGACTCCAGGATTGGCGTTTTTCTATGGTGGATTTGTGCGATCGCGTAATATCCTAAACACATTGATGATGAGCTTTGTGTTAATGGCGATCGTGGGAGTTACCTGGATTTTGTGGGGCTATAGTCTTGCCTTTGCGCCAGGTTTACCGTTCATCGGTGGATTGCAATGGCTTGGGTTGAATGGTGTCGGGTTAGAGATAACCGATTATCTCAAAGGGTCAAACCCGCCGGAAGTTGTCTCTTATGCCGGAACGATACCCCATCAGGCATTCATGATCTACCAAGCCATGTTTGCCATTATCACCCCAGCCTTAATTTCTGGGGCGATCGTTGAGCGGATGAGTTTCCGCGCCTATTCGCTGTTTGTCCTCCTGTGGTCAACCTTTGTTTACGCTCCCCTAGCGCACATGGTCTGGGCGAAAGGTGGATTCTTGGGTTTGTATGGTGGATTAGGTGCCCTAGACTTTGCAGGCGGCACAGTAGTTCATATTAGTTCTGGGGTTTCAGCCTTAGTAGCAGCGATCGTCCTTGGGCCTCGGAAAACCCATCCCGATCGTCTTAGCCCGCCGCACAACGTTCCGTTTATTTTACTGGGTGCTGCCTTGCTGTGGTTTGGCTGGTTCGGTTTCAACGCTGGAAGTGCCTTATCTGTTGCCAGTGGAACTTCTGGTAATGTAGTCACAAATTTAGCAACAACAGCCTTTGTTGCCACCAATACAGCAGCGGCGGCGGCAGCTTTAATGTGGCTAATTTTGGAAAGCGTTTTACGGAGTAAACCAACCGCCGTGGGAGCAGCTACAGGAGCCGTTGCTGGTTTGGTCGGTATCACCCCCGCCGCTGGATTTGTCACACCGCTATCAGCTATTTTGATTGGTTTCATCACTGCCTTTGTTTGCTTCTATGCTGTGAGTTTCAAGCACAAGCTGCAAATTGACGATGCTTTAGATACCTATCCCGTGCATGGCGTTGGTGGTACAGTCGGGGCAATTTTAACGGCCATCTTTGCCACAACTCAAGTCAACGGAGGAGGTAAAGACGGAGTACTGCGTGGTAATTTGGGTGAATTGGGAGTTGAACTAGTAGCAATTGTCGTTGCTTATGTGATTGCAGGTGTTGGTACGTGGATTATTCTCAAAGTTATCGATGCTACAGTCGGGCTGCGAGTCAAAGAGGAAGCGGAACTTCAAGGTTTGGATATCAACGAACACGGCGAAGAAGGTTACAACTCCGAGTTTGGCGATCGTCCTACTTAG
- a CDS encoding YnfA family protein — MIKSLLYFLWAGLFEIGGGYLIWLWLREGKPFWWGILGGIALAFYGVLATFQSANFGRVYAAYGGVFIAMAMLWGWKVDGVTPDRYDLIGVCLALVSVLIIMFAPRS; from the coding sequence ATGATTAAGTCTCTGCTGTATTTTTTGTGGGCTGGTTTATTTGAAATTGGGGGTGGCTACTTAATCTGGTTGTGGTTGCGCGAAGGTAAGCCCTTCTGGTGGGGCATCTTGGGAGGAATTGCTTTAGCTTTCTATGGGGTTCTTGCAACTTTCCAATCGGCAAATTTTGGCAGAGTATATGCGGCTTACGGCGGTGTATTTATCGCAATGGCAATGCTTTGGGGTTGGAAGGTAGACGGGGTAACTCCAGACCGCTACGACTTAATCGGAGTATGTTTAGCTTTGGTGAGTGTTTTAATTATCATGTTTGCTCCTAGAAGTTAA
- a CDS encoding GAF domain-containing protein has protein sequence MKAPLPDNEAQRIETLLQYKILDTPSEAAFDDLTHLASYICQTPIALISLIDTNRQWFKSRVGLDALETHRDFAFCAHAILQPDILVVPDTRDDKRFVTNPLVTSDPNIRFYAGVPLINPEGYTLGTLCIIDYVPRKLNPEQIEALRTLGRQVIKQLELRRNLASLVLVTKKGQQAQRARKQFFKKIASSFGLSSVILVLIGVVSYQNTTLFTNNRSIVKNTYQKLNSLEEILSQIKDAETGQSSYIFTGEKLYLKSYQTALGNVDREIIKLKSLTADRPNQQKQIARLEFLITAKLTELKETINLRQNKGLEAALQVLLRNDRQNLTDDIRKAIDEMENESREQLQQQSQAAKNRDRNTIVTLAIAICLSFIVLAIVYYLIYREVIERKRTEETLNQERNFISAVLDTVGALVIVLNTQGQIVRFNQACEQITGYSFDEVRDRYYWNLFLISEEVEPIKAIFEQLLTGQLPHEYENYWVMKNGSRRLISWSNTILKDYEGRVEYIVGTGIDITDSKRTQQHLTAQYAATRVLAESATISEATRKILQGICESLAWDLGEIWMIDEQANVLRFLDIWHKASLEMQEFEILKRQTTFAPGIGLPGRVWASSESVWIADIAKDINFPNFKIAAQVGLHAAFGFPIRSGNKILGVITCFNREIQPLDEDLVKAMNSIGEQVGQFIQRKQAEEEIQRQNLRSQLFTEITLKIRQSLHIEEILQITVEEVQQILQTDRVLIYQLLPDQSANTVVEAVVSGLPAMKEQNNTAPYFQAEYLQQYYLQQYRQGKIFGLANLDLLEVEQSHLELMQQFGVKVNLVVPILVKEELRGLLIVHQCDDSHHWSSFETDLLRQIADQVGIALTQAQLLAAETRQRQELEIARRQAELASQTKSAFLANISHEIRTPMNAVLGMTSLVLDTPLDEEQRDFIETIRSSGDALLSLINEILDLSKLEAGEMALETLDFDLSTCVEEVVELLAPSAHNKGLEIAVLIDRNVPTQLKGDTGRLRQILMNLISNAIKFTSAGEVLVQAELLTLSSTTATIHFAITDTGLGISPEDQRKLFTPFTQVDASTTRKYGGTGLGLAICKQLVTLMGGVIGVESQMDKGSKFWFEVLFTKQVEPVEPKSERGLLQNCRLLVVDNNATNYKIISHQATHWGMEVDRSDSIAAAVKVIQQASEQGKSYHVALVDMQIPQTNNITIKEQIQANSAIAEIPLILLASTNQRDEVQQALKIGFVAYLFKPIKPSRLLDTIKNILETQPESEQGFRGRSLEPTEEIPSTETSGILTSSSNSSTKSKLRILLAEDNLVNQKVALKQLQSLGYKADVVANGKEVLQLLEKIPYDLILMDCQMPILDGLETTKEIHRWQEDVFALGHRPVVIAMTANVMKEDKQTCLNAGMDDYLSKPVFKEKLAETLEHWTGVIVSQQEGVVYEQTVSTDLAIDWEHLHQISGNDQEFELNLLQICVEDIKPRLEIIKAAIATDDFGQIARETHHLKGASANIGATVMYLVADKLEQLANDRDLKGTTNLILELEEFVNCIQYFLIKNKVVKEAGGCNTV, from the coding sequence ATGAAAGCACCATTACCTGATAACGAAGCACAGAGAATCGAGACACTTTTGCAGTATAAGATTCTCGATACGCCATCGGAAGCCGCCTTTGACGATCTGACTCATTTAGCCTCGTATATTTGTCAGACTCCTATTGCCTTAATTAGTCTGATTGATACAAATCGCCAATGGTTTAAGTCAAGAGTCGGTTTGGATGCCCTAGAAACACACCGAGATTTTGCATTCTGTGCCCATGCCATCCTCCAGCCTGATATTTTGGTCGTGCCTGATACCAGAGATGACAAACGGTTCGTTACAAATCCACTGGTAACATCTGACCCAAATATTCGGTTTTATGCTGGCGTCCCTCTGATTAACCCTGAAGGATATACGCTCGGAACCCTGTGTATAATTGACTACGTACCTCGAAAACTTAATCCAGAGCAAATAGAGGCATTACGAACTTTAGGTCGTCAAGTCATTAAGCAACTGGAATTGCGCCGAAATTTAGCAAGTTTGGTACTTGTTACCAAGAAAGGCCAACAGGCACAAAGGGCACGCAAGCAATTTTTCAAAAAGATTGCCTCAAGTTTTGGTTTGTCGTCGGTAATTTTAGTTCTGATTGGGGTGGTTTCTTATCAAAATACAACACTATTTACTAATAATCGCAGTATAGTAAAAAACACTTATCAAAAACTTAATAGCCTAGAAGAAATACTGTCCCAGATAAAAGATGCTGAGACTGGACAAAGTAGCTACATCTTTACTGGAGAAAAACTTTATCTAAAATCGTATCAAACAGCACTTGGTAACGTCGATCGAGAAATTATCAAGCTGAAGAGTTTAACAGCAGATCGACCGAATCAACAAAAGCAGATTGCAAGGCTTGAATTTCTGATAACGGCTAAACTTACTGAACTAAAAGAGACTATCAACTTGCGCCAGAACAAGGGATTAGAAGCGGCGTTGCAAGTACTACTGAGAAACGATCGACAAAATCTCACGGATGATATCCGCAAGGCGATCGATGAGATGGAAAACGAGTCCAGGGAACAACTCCAACAGCAGTCACAAGCCGCAAAGAATCGCGATCGCAACACAATTGTGACACTTGCGATCGCTATTTGCCTAAGTTTTATCGTTCTTGCTATAGTCTACTACTTGATCTATCGTGAGGTTATTGAGCGAAAGAGGACAGAAGAAACCTTAAATCAAGAACGCAACTTTATCTCAGCAGTCCTTGATACAGTCGGCGCGTTGGTAATAGTTCTCAATACTCAAGGGCAAATCGTTCGTTTCAATCAAGCTTGTGAGCAAATAACTGGTTACTCCTTTGATGAAGTCAGAGATAGGTATTACTGGAACTTGTTCCTGATCTCTGAAGAGGTGGAGCCGATTAAAGCAATTTTCGAGCAATTGCTAACTGGTCAACTCCCCCATGAGTACGAAAATTATTGGGTAATGAAGAATGGTAGTCGGCGGCTGATTTCCTGGTCGAATACCATTTTAAAAGACTATGAAGGCCGTGTTGAGTACATCGTTGGTACTGGCATTGACATTACCGATAGCAAACGAACACAGCAGCATCTGACTGCACAATATGCTGCAACCCGCGTCCTAGCAGAGTCTGCCACAATTAGCGAAGCTACTCGCAAAATATTGCAAGGAATCTGTGAGAGTCTGGCATGGGATTTGGGTGAAATTTGGATGATAGATGAGCAAGCAAATGTGCTACGCTTTCTCGATATCTGGCATAAAGCATCCCTTGAGATGCAAGAGTTTGAAATACTGAAGCGGCAAACCACCTTTGCACCCGGAATTGGATTACCTGGACGGGTTTGGGCTAGTTCTGAATCGGTTTGGATCGCTGATATCGCTAAAGATATTAATTTCCCTAACTTCAAAATAGCTGCTCAAGTAGGATTACACGCAGCTTTTGGTTTTCCGATCCGCAGCGGTAACAAAATCCTCGGTGTCATTACCTGCTTCAACCGGGAAATCCAGCCGCTTGACGAAGATTTAGTCAAAGCGATGAATTCTATCGGCGAGCAAGTGGGGCAATTTATCCAGCGTAAACAGGCTGAAGAAGAAATACAACGCCAAAATTTGCGATCGCAACTATTTACCGAAATCACCCTGAAGATTCGCCAGTCTTTGCATATCGAAGAAATTCTCCAAATCACTGTCGAAGAAGTACAACAGATTCTCCAGACTGACCGAGTTTTGATCTATCAGCTTTTGCCAGATCAGTCTGCAAACACCGTTGTTGAAGCAGTAGTTTCTGGCTTACCAGCAATGAAAGAGCAAAACAACACCGCCCCCTACTTTCAAGCAGAATATCTCCAACAGTACTATTTACAGCAGTATCGTCAAGGAAAGATTTTCGGACTCGCTAACTTGGATCTGCTGGAAGTTGAACAAAGCCATCTGGAATTAATGCAACAGTTTGGGGTGAAAGTTAATTTGGTTGTGCCTATTCTTGTCAAAGAAGAACTTCGCGGTTTGCTCATAGTTCATCAGTGTGACGATTCCCACCACTGGTCTAGCTTTGAAACCGATCTTTTGCGACAAATAGCCGACCAAGTAGGTATTGCTTTAACCCAAGCCCAACTATTAGCAGCAGAAACTCGTCAGCGACAAGAACTTGAAATTGCCCGTCGCCAAGCCGAATTAGCTTCTCAGACGAAAAGTGCCTTTTTGGCAAATATCAGTCATGAAATTCGCACGCCAATGAACGCTGTATTGGGAATGACCAGTTTGGTGTTAGATACTCCTTTAGACGAAGAACAGCGAGATTTTATTGAAACAATTCGGAGTAGTGGAGACGCTCTTTTAAGTTTAATCAACGAGATTTTGGATCTTTCCAAACTTGAGGCTGGAGAGATGGCTCTCGAAACTCTAGATTTTGATCTATCTACTTGTGTGGAAGAAGTGGTGGAATTATTGGCTCCCTCAGCCCATAACAAGGGATTAGAAATTGCTGTACTGATCGATCGCAACGTCCCCACCCAACTCAAAGGAGATACTGGTCGGCTGCGGCAAATTCTGATGAACTTAATCAGTAACGCGATCAAGTTCACCAGCGCTGGCGAAGTATTAGTGCAAGCCGAATTGCTTACGCTTTCCTCGACTACAGCCACCATCCATTTTGCCATTACAGATACAGGTCTTGGCATTAGCCCTGAAGACCAACGCAAACTCTTTACGCCATTTACCCAAGTCGATGCTTCTACCACTCGCAAGTATGGTGGTACCGGTTTGGGATTAGCCATCTGTAAACAACTTGTAACTTTGATGGGAGGAGTGATTGGGGTAGAAAGTCAGATGGACAAAGGATCTAAGTTTTGGTTTGAGGTACTTTTTACCAAACAAGTTGAGCCTGTTGAGCCAAAATCCGAACGCGGACTTTTGCAAAATTGCCGCTTATTGGTGGTGGATAATAACGCTACTAATTATAAAATTATCTCCCATCAAGCTACTCATTGGGGGATGGAGGTAGATCGATCTGACAGTATTGCTGCGGCCGTTAAAGTTATTCAGCAAGCTAGCGAGCAGGGGAAATCTTATCATGTTGCCTTGGTTGATATGCAAATACCCCAGACAAATAACATAACAATAAAAGAACAAATTCAAGCCAATTCTGCAATTGCTGAGATACCTTTGATTCTGCTCGCCTCTACTAATCAACGGGATGAAGTACAACAGGCGCTCAAAATCGGATTTGTTGCTTATTTATTCAAACCCATTAAGCCATCACGACTCCTTGATACCATCAAAAATATTTTAGAAACTCAGCCGGAATCAGAACAAGGGTTTAGAGGCAGGAGCCTAGAGCCTACAGAAGAAATTCCGAGTACAGAAACTTCAGGTATTCTGACTTCTTCCTCTAACTCGTCTACTAAATCCAAGTTAAGAATTCTCTTAGCCGAAGATAATTTGGTGAATCAAAAAGTAGCCCTAAAGCAACTCCAGAGTTTGGGCTATAAAGCTGATGTCGTTGCCAATGGAAAGGAAGTTTTGCAGCTATTAGAAAAAATTCCTTACGATTTGATTTTAATGGATTGCCAAATGCCAATTCTTGACGGTTTGGAAACCACAAAAGAAATTCATCGTTGGCAAGAGGACGTTTTTGCATTGGGTCATCGTCCTGTGGTGATTGCGATGACAGCTAATGTGATGAAAGAAGACAAACAAACGTGTCTAAATGCCGGAATGGACGACTATTTGAGTAAGCCAGTATTTAAAGAAAAATTGGCTGAGACTTTAGAGCATTGGACAGGTGTGATCGTTTCCCAACAAGAAGGAGTTGTCTATGAACAAACAGTTTCCACTGACTTAGCAATTGATTGGGAACACTTGCATCAGATATCAGGAAATGATCAAGAATTTGAATTAAATCTATTGCAAATATGCGTTGAAGATATTAAACCCCGTTTAGAAATAATTAAAGCAGCGATCGCAACTGATGACTTTGGGCAAATAGCGCGAGAAACTCATCACCTTAAAGGTGCTAGTGCCAACATTGGAGCCACAGTTATGTACTTAGTAGCTGACAAACTAGAACAACTAGCTAACGATCGAGACCTTAAAGGTACTACTAATTTAATTTTAGAATTAGAAGAATTTGTCAACTGCATTCAATACTTTTTAATTAAAAACAAAGTCGTGAAGGAGGCAGGAGGTTGCAATACAGTGTAG
- a CDS encoding acyl--CoA ligase: protein MNLFELLVGEDNHPALVTPDGRSLTYKQLRENVIRLVSQLNSFGLKRGERIAIAMTNGSPMAITFLAAAICGTAAPLNPKYKQEEFAFYYQDTQAKALITLSEGLEAAIASVTPDMMLINAKVNTDGTLSFELVKTGSQPAEPANSVVPNADDIAMILHTSGTTSRPKRVPIRHRNLIASASNLISAYSLTAADTTLCLMPLFHVHGLVGCLLATLASGGTLVCPNGFNALEFWKLVDTYKPTWYSAAPTMHQTILVRASRNPEIVKANRFRFIRSSSASLPPIIIEQLEATLNAPVVESYSMTEASHLMTTNPLPPKVRKPGTVGYGFGVEVGIMDSEGNLLSKGSLGEVVVKAPNVIDGYENNPEANATAFVNGWFRTGDQGTVDADGYLRLTGRIKELINRGGEKISPLEVDDVLLRYPAVAEALAFAVPHKSLGEDIHAAVVLKAEAGEKELLAHCATMLADFKVPKQIHILDRLPRTATGKLQRLAMAKLLNIGE from the coding sequence ATGAATTTATTTGAGCTTTTAGTAGGGGAAGACAATCATCCAGCCCTAGTTACACCTGATGGGCGATCGCTAACCTATAAGCAATTGCGCGAGAATGTTATTAGACTGGTATCTCAACTCAATAGCTTTGGATTGAAACGGGGAGAACGCATTGCCATTGCCATGACTAACGGTTCACCAATGGCGATTACCTTTTTGGCTGCTGCCATCTGTGGCACTGCTGCACCCTTAAATCCGAAATACAAACAAGAAGAATTTGCCTTTTACTACCAAGATACCCAAGCAAAAGCACTGATTACGTTGTCTGAGGGATTGGAAGCAGCCATTGCTAGTGTCACACCCGATATGATGCTGATTAATGCTAAGGTAAATACTGACGGCACATTAAGCTTTGAATTAGTCAAAACAGGTTCACAACCAGCAGAACCAGCGAATTCCGTAGTCCCCAACGCTGATGATATAGCGATGATTCTCCACACTAGCGGCACTACCAGTCGTCCCAAGCGCGTGCCGATTCGTCATCGTAACTTAATCGCTTCAGCCAGCAACCTAATTAGTGCTTACTCACTTACAGCAGCTGATACTACACTATGCCTAATGCCCCTATTCCATGTTCACGGATTGGTGGGCTGTTTGCTGGCAACTCTGGCTTCGGGCGGTACATTAGTTTGTCCTAATGGCTTTAATGCCTTAGAGTTTTGGAAACTGGTAGATACCTACAAACCTACCTGGTACTCCGCAGCGCCAACCATGCACCAGACAATTTTGGTGCGCGCTAGCCGCAACCCAGAAATTGTTAAAGCTAACCGCTTTCGTTTCATTCGCTCTAGTAGCGCTTCTTTGCCGCCGATTATCATTGAACAGTTAGAGGCAACTCTTAATGCTCCTGTGGTGGAATCTTACAGCATGACTGAAGCATCTCACTTAATGACCACCAATCCCCTACCGCCAAAAGTCAGAAAACCAGGTACTGTAGGTTATGGCTTCGGTGTAGAAGTAGGCATTATGGACTCTGAAGGCAACCTGTTATCTAAAGGTAGCTTGGGCGAGGTGGTGGTAAAAGCACCCAATGTTATAGATGGCTACGAAAACAACCCAGAAGCTAACGCCACTGCTTTTGTGAACGGTTGGTTCCGCACGGGGGATCAAGGTACTGTGGATGCAGACGGCTACCTCCGTTTGACTGGACGGATTAAAGAATTGATTAACCGGGGTGGGGAAAAAATTTCTCCTTTAGAAGTGGATGATGTCTTGCTGCGCTATCCCGCCGTCGCCGAAGCCTTAGCCTTTGCCGTCCCCCATAAATCTTTAGGAGAAGATATCCACGCGGCTGTGGTTCTGAAAGCAGAAGCTGGCGAAAAAGAACTTTTAGCTCACTGTGCAACTATGCTGGCAGACTTCAAAGTTCCCAAGCAAATTCACATTTTAGATCGACTACCTCGTACTGCTACCGGGAAACTGCAACGGTTGGCGATGGCGAAATTGCTGAATATAGGGGAGTAG
- a CDS encoding glycosyltransferase family 4 protein, translating to MSPIKITMLGESLERQGGIVSVEKLILEETTSDIQIKHIATLPNGSAIHKVLVFLQAIGELFWNLLNQKTDLIHIHVSDRGSAFRHSITTLIGWLFQKPVIIHTHSADFHLFYSKLPEWLKQWLSWSFCKCTRFIVLSDSWKKFYIENLGLKSEQVIVLPNPVKIPAQIPQRIDSKQIFFLFLGRIGERKGAFDLIKAFASIPALEQSRAKLVMAGDGDTEQARSLIQSLNLIEYIIVLDWVNQEERDDLLTKADVFVLPSYNEGLPMALLEAMSWGLAVITTAVGGIPELVTQNQNGLLVNPGNIQQLSEAMQSLIADENLRISLGSNARVRVKNLDINSYFTYLRCIYTAVIN from the coding sequence ATGAGTCCCATAAAAATTACTATGTTGGGCGAAAGCTTGGAGCGCCAAGGTGGAATAGTTTCTGTGGAAAAGCTCATTCTTGAAGAAACTACCTCTGATATTCAAATTAAACATATTGCTACTTTACCGAATGGTTCTGCTATCCATAAAGTGTTAGTGTTTTTGCAGGCAATAGGTGAGTTATTTTGGAACTTATTAAACCAAAAGACTGACCTAATTCACATTCATGTTTCTGATAGAGGTAGCGCTTTTCGTCATTCAATCACTACTCTTATTGGTTGGCTATTTCAAAAACCAGTAATTATTCATACTCATAGTGCTGATTTTCATTTGTTTTACTCTAAACTACCTGAATGGCTTAAGCAGTGGCTAAGTTGGTCGTTTTGTAAATGTACCCGTTTCATTGTTTTATCAGATAGCTGGAAAAAATTCTATATTGAGAATCTTGGCTTGAAGTCAGAGCAAGTTATTGTTCTCCCTAACCCAGTAAAAATTCCCGCCCAAATTCCACAGCGAATAGATTCCAAACAGATATTTTTCTTATTTTTAGGGCGCATTGGTGAGCGCAAAGGTGCATTTGATTTAATTAAGGCATTTGCTTCTATACCTGCTCTTGAGCAAAGCCGAGCCAAGTTGGTTATGGCGGGGGATGGAGATACAGAACAAGCTCGGAGTTTGATTCAAAGTCTAAATCTCATTGAGTACATCATTGTTCTTGACTGGGTAAACCAAGAAGAACGCGACGATCTTTTAACTAAAGCTGATGTATTTGTGTTACCTTCCTACAACGAAGGTCTGCCTATGGCATTACTAGAAGCAATGAGTTGGGGTTTGGCAGTTATCACTACCGCAGTTGGAGGAATACCCGAATTAGTTACTCAAAATCAGAATGGTTTGTTAGTTAATCCGGGGAATATTCAACAATTGTCAGAGGCAATGCAATCCTTAATTGCAGACGAAAATCTGAGAATATCTTTGGGAAGTAATGCACGAGTCAGAGTTAAAAACTTGGACATAAACAGTTATTTTACATATTTAAGATGCATATATACAGCAGTTATCAATTAA
- a CDS encoding WecB/TagA/CpsF family glycosyltransferase translates to MKTFPEVKLFDTRFHKVKVQELVDYLIEAAKNQKKTVVGHVNIRAMNLAYEKSWYRDFLNKADLVFCDGFGVMVGARFNGYSMQSAHRMTAPDYIEDLALRCEKENLSLFLLAGKPGVVDKAITKLVSIAPNLRVQGHHGYFEKSGKENDLVIEKINIFQPDILYIGFGMPLQERWILDNFKKIETTVFLPLGACLDFYTDSIYRGPRWLTDNGLEWLIRLITEPTRLADRYIVGIPLFFYRLVKQRIAQGMITNR, encoded by the coding sequence ATGAAAACTTTTCCTGAAGTGAAGTTGTTTGATACAAGATTCCATAAAGTTAAAGTACAAGAATTAGTTGATTATTTAATAGAAGCAGCAAAAAACCAAAAAAAAACAGTTGTAGGACATGTGAATATCAGAGCAATGAATTTAGCTTATGAAAAGTCTTGGTATCGAGATTTTTTAAATAAGGCTGATTTAGTATTTTGTGACGGATTTGGTGTAATGGTAGGAGCTAGATTCAACGGTTATTCAATGCAATCTGCACATCGAATGACAGCACCAGATTACATAGAAGATTTAGCATTAAGGTGTGAGAAAGAAAACCTTTCTTTATTTTTGTTAGCTGGAAAACCTGGCGTAGTTGATAAGGCAATCACTAAATTAGTATCAATTGCGCCTAATTTACGCGTACAGGGACATCATGGTTATTTTGAAAAATCAGGAAAAGAGAATGATTTGGTAATAGAAAAAATTAATATATTCCAACCAGATATTTTATATATTGGTTTTGGTATGCCGTTACAGGAACGCTGGATTTTAGATAACTTCAAGAAAATTGAAACTACTGTATTTTTACCTTTGGGTGCTTGTCTAGATTTTTATACTGACTCTATATATCGCGGGCCGCGTTGGCTGACTGATAATGGTCTGGAGTGGTTAATACGCTTAATTACTGAACCGACTCGTCTAGCAGACCGTTATATTGTAGGCATTCCATTATTTTTTTATCGTCTAGTTAAACAGCGAATCGCTCAAGGAATGATCACAAATCGCTAA